tttagagaaagaaaaacatcaacAGGCTTGATGAAGGAAATTTTCTCTCCTCACTCAAGACTGATGAACTGTCAGGCATCCATCACCTAGGCaatttgtgaactattttatctGGGGAGTGACCAGTTGTGAAACTTAGCACTGAGTagtttttttgcttgctttcttgtttcattcttaaagtgacaagatttatttgaaaattgtgaGCGTTCCTATATGGAATGGAAGAATGCAATCTTTATACTTGTGAGCATACAATAAATAGCCCCAATCCACAACTGAAAGGCAGCACAAGTCTCctgctaagcaaaataaatgttctcctttttcttctgttcctttcctcataatttttagatattttctttgattgctactatgtttgtgtgtgtgcatatacacatcTGAACATGCACACAACTATGAAGACCATAGATGTGTGGTCTTTACTCCAGGAAGGCCTTTAATTTGCTTTTGATAGACATCTATCACAAAACACATCTTATCTGTTCTGTCCTTGCAGATTCTGGGCAGTTACACAGCAAATGGTAGCCTTCTCTGTTCTTTCTTCTAGTAACAATGCTGGGAAATCTGGGCAAAGGAGGTGTTGTTTGGTTGATACTGAGGTGGCAGGCAGGACATGGGTGGTGTGGAGCGGGGGTTGGAGGGCCAGGGTttgaggggttgggggaagggaggatgaagtatgggaacactggtagaagaaattaacactgatggtgggattagtgctcAAATATTATGTACCCAAGGCCGATtactaataactttgtaaatcattgttctctaatttaaaaatattttttaaaaagtcagacagTCAAGTGTCAGCTAATGACCCCCTGGGCTTTCACTGGGACCTGCTAATATACACAAAGTCCAGTGGAGGCAAGACACCATTAGCACCCCATCATTCAAGCAAACAGTGAATGTGCTTACTTTGCCTGGCAACTGACCACCTGCCTTCATTTCCCACAGGCAGGTATCTATATAGAGGCTCTCCTGTTTCCAATCCTGTAGAGAGCCTATCTCTCCGTTGGACCCCAACATCTGTGAGGCTGAAAGGAAACTTTTCACACAGCATGTACCTCTTTCTACTTCAGCTGCTGATGCTATTGCCTCTTGTGAAGGCTGCGGAGCGTGGGCATGGCCAGCAAAGTCAGAGTTCAATCTCTCTTGTGCGCCTTCAAAGGAATCGCAGAGATTTGCTCAGAGGCTACCACGAGGAAGCTGAGGAGAAGCCTGATCTGTTTGTAGCAATGCCACATCTGATAGGGGCTGCTCCAGCCAGGGAAggccagaggcagagagagaagatggTATCCAAATTCGGGAGGTTCTGGAAGAAGTCTGAGAGAGAAATAAGCTCATCTCCATACTTGTTCAGTGAGCACTTCGCTCCTCGGACACAGGCCCATACTCAACCATTGCATGGGATGCAAATGGAGAAATCACCCCTTCAGGAAGAAGCCAAGAAATTCTGGCACCACTTCATGTTCAGGATGAGCCCAGCTTCTCAGGGGATCATTTTGCCTATCAAAAGTCATGAAGTGCATCAGGAGACCTGTAGGACAGTGCCCTTTAGCCAGGTATTTGTTCtcggtggtggggagggaaagaatTGGGTTTACAGGAGAGGGTGGATGGCTCAGACTTCAAAGAGGCTGCCATTTGTCCTCATTTCATTTAACTCCCAGATTTGGTTCTTGAGCATCTATCATAAGATTTggcaaaaaataatgatattttctaAACTTCCATTAAACCTGTCCACTGCTTCTTGGTATTCTAAAATGCTACAAGAATGGCACTATAGAACTATCAATATTAGTAATAATTTGTATCGATTGTAAATGTTCACTTTACagggttttatttctgtttattgttGACAGTATTCTATCTAGAAAGATAAGACTGCATACTTAGTTACAAACCTGGGAATTTAGAGCAACCACCAGAACTTCTCTCCATATTTTTACACAATGTTACAACATGATGAAAAGGCTACTCATTCGTACATATGGTGAATATATCTGACACCATTCATGTCTGAAAGCACTCTCTTCCATGTGTGGCTATCTGATTCCCTGTATTTCACACCTAAGAACTCTATAGATTTATCAAATACATTAGGCTTGTCGGTAGTTACCATATCAGAGCAAAACAATATAGTAATTCggtttaaataaatttcatgagaatttaaaaagtaatcttGATATGAActcacatttccttttatttagaaGCATTTGTATTAATCCACACAGTGTTGACTGACTTGTGGGTATTTTTACTATGAAGATGAAGAGAGACATTCTATGATTTACTTCCTCCAGACTGTCCTGGCAACCACCACATTGCAAATGTTGAATTAAAATggagaaataggggctggagcaatagcacagcgggtagggcatttgccttgcacgcggccgacccgggttagattcccagcatcccatatggtcccctgagcaccaccaggggtaattcccgagtgcagagccaggagtaacccctgtgcatcgccaggtgtgacccaaaaagcaaaataaataaataaataaataaataaaatggagaaatcaTCAAGTCTTTAAGTATGAAGATATAGAACCAAAAGCAATGCAGGGTAGAGTAAAATTTTACAGTCCAGTAATGCTACCCAATTACCAGGCTGTATTATAAAGTAATTGACTATGCACAGCCATTAAGTATTCTGCCTGAAAAGCAAGTTTATGTAGCAATGACGAGTCAATTATCAAATAATAGTGATGGTTTTGTTGGTCCATGTGCAATTAGAAAATTACTACTAAGAAGCACGCAATCAAATTTCCTGTTAATCTCTTATTTTGGAATCTATTgctaaattaaaataagatgttTGACTCATATCATGCAAAGTACATAAAATTAGGTGTACGGGCTTATAGAAGGGGCAAAGGCCATGTATTCTAGCATATGTGTTGCAACTTGGGTACATACAAATTtacaattttgaattttatagtcTGTAAAATAGAATAAACTCATAGTATTGTTATATATCCTGTGAGCAACTTAGAAAACATGTCTTGATAATCTATTATGCATTTAGTGAGGAGTAGAAAGTTAGgcatattacttttattttaaaaagccagcTGTTTTTCCCCCCAACTGTTAATGTTGAATTACACAAAATTTCTCCAAATTTGGAATTTAAACTGTAGAACAAAGTGCTACCCTATTAACTAGAGATTCTCTCCAAAGCCTTATTAATTCActcaaaaaattcatttaaatgagAGAGCTCAAAACCCTTATAGATACCATCACTCTGGTATTGCAAAGTATATGAAGAATTGGGAAGCTTTGAAGTTTTAATCTAAATTACCCTCAGATTTAAAGTGTCTTGCGTCTGAATCATGTGTGTTAACCAGAAGGAAAGATAATTTAATGAAGATATGTTTGCCTTTCAGACGGTCACCCATGAAGACTGTGAGAAAGTAATTGTACAGAACAACCTTTGCTTTGGGAAATGTGGGTCTGCCCAATTCCCCGGAACAGCCCCGCACACTCACGCCTTCTGCTTCCACTGCGCACCAGCCAAGTTCACCACAGTGCACTTACAGCTGAACTGCACCGACATTGCTCCTGTGGTCAAGGTGATCATGGTGGTAGAGGAGTGTCAGTGCAAGATGAAGGCTGAGCATGAGCATGGACACCTCCTCCAGGCTGGATCCCAGGCAGAAATTCATGCCCAGGACCCTTTTATCCCAGGTATTTCCTCTTAAAATGCaatgtaaatttttctttaaaaaaac
The nucleotide sequence above comes from Sorex araneus isolate mSorAra2 chromosome 1, mSorAra2.pri, whole genome shotgun sequence. Encoded proteins:
- the CER1 gene encoding cerberus, which translates into the protein MYLFLLQLLMLLPLVKAAERGHGQQSQSSISLVRLQRNRRDLLRGYHEEAEEKPDLFVAMPHLIGAAPAREGQRQREKMVSKFGRFWKKSEREISSSPYLFSEHFAPRTQAHTQPLHGMQMEKSPLQEEAKKFWHHFMFRMSPASQGIILPIKSHEVHQETCRTVPFSQTVTHEDCEKVIVQNNLCFGKCGSAQFPGTAPHTHAFCFHCAPAKFTTVHLQLNCTDIAPVVKVIMVVEECQCKMKAEHEHGHLLQAGSQAEIHAQDPFIPGISS